One region of Ananas comosus cultivar F153 linkage group 9, ASM154086v1, whole genome shotgun sequence genomic DNA includes:
- the LOC109715216 gene encoding trafficking protein particle complex subunit 8 isoform X2, which translates to MDPLKTYLGRLVLEELTPVVMVLTTPLVEDSCRKNGLGFVDMLLPFSVFKKFDVPVRTVNDQPYRLQMFKLRMVYASDVRQPNYEAAKEHLKQVVHDSGEKALSDLLSDPPQLETVLSNSESDLCPQWIQTFNKELIRTLSFSEHETFDHPVACLLVVSSKDEQPINKFVDIFNTNQLPSLLNDGLMDPKILKHYVLLHDNQDSSPEKATHILAEMRNTFGPNDCKLLCINSATEDVNNKGFSSVPYKTHGFLGEDIARCLNLEDLKSIKDFMQDLNSNHIIPFMEQKIRILNQQVATTRKGFRNQIKNLWWRKGKDDLPEDPSGSTYTFSSIETQIRILGDYAFILQDYELALSNYRLLSTDYKLDKAWKRYAGVQEMSGLCYFMLDQSRKEAEYCMENAFSTYLRVGSSGQRYASRCGLWWAEMLKARAQYREASGVYFRISIEEPSLHAAVMLEQAAGCYLLSKPPLLRKYGFHLILAGNRYYISDQIKHAIRAYRNALFVYSENAWSYINDHVHFNVGRWYGFLGMFDVAINHMLEVLACGHQSLATQSTFLNDFFHFVQRLGKSFDVCKLQLPVINLFSLKIVYEDHRTYASTADVDVTESLWQALEEEMVPVSTVRANWLDSQPKSSSRKDDDFSICVAGEAVKVEVELKNPLQISISVSSISLICELSASSEASTIDRSVSSAEVQEDTNLMKTSFCSDQKGENSSFTLSKIDVELGGGETKRVQLEVTPKVEGVLKLVGLRWTLSDSVVGYQHFETDAKKKHKKGKRSKHSWKSSLNLIVIKGIPKLEGRVDGFPTKTFAGDLRLLMLSLRNHSEYSLKNIRMKVSHPRFLIPANSADIHEDFPQCLEKQRQMENKDASGNAKNLSRSAFFSFPNDVTIRGGETFSWPLWFHSGSSGNISLYMSIYYEMEGGSSDMTYRTLRMNYNLEVLPSLDISFLISPWPSRLQEYFVRMDVVNRTISETFLLHQLSCVGNQLVISALPSCNSICSMQEIFAGQTLSCFFKLKVLMTGEKNEESVQGSDMLLSSAISNDMLLDVSRSPLSDFHYQERYHQGKLVKGYQSLLDFIMISKMVSSNLDSEEGPNQLLLSNHACHCSRTSPIWWLMDGPRTIYHEFSSSFCEIDLQLTIHNCSNSLVSIRVATFDSMLETTQSSDAVHLSDNSNDQGGWYDVSLTNDIKLISNVQGSRSQKRLSESTPPFVWSALSSTQLAMEPASTAKLPLKIFVFSPGTYNLSNYELHWKIQPQGEGITDEVKNKSSSGLGQGHPFYLTVLQAP; encoded by the exons atgGATCCGCTGAAAACTTACTTGGGGAGGCTGGTATTAGAAGAACTAACTCCGGTGGTCATGGTTCTCACAACTCCTCTTGTCGAAGATTCTTGCCGCAAGAACGGGCTCGGTTTCGTCGACATGCTCCTCCCATTCTCtgttttcaagaaatttgatg TGCCTGTTCGTACCGTAAATGACCAACCTTATAGGTTACAGATGTTCAAGCTACGAATGGTTTATGCTTCTGATGTGCGGCAACCAAACTACGAG GCTGCAAAAGAGCATTTGAAGCAGGTTGTTCATGACTCTGGTGAAAAGGCTCTTTCTGATTTGCTTTCCGACCCTCCACAACTTGAAACTGTACTTAGCA ATTCAGAATCTGATTTATGCCCACAATGGATTCAAACATTCAATAAAGAACTTATACGGACTCTGTCCTTTTCGGAGCATGAGACTTTTGACCACCCTGTTGCAT GCCTTTTAGTTGTTTCATCGAAGGATGAACAGCCCATCAATAAATTTGTCGATATTTTCAACACAAATCAGTTGCCTTCTCTTCTCAATGATGGTCTCATGGATCCAAAGATATTGAAGCACTATGTTCTTCTGCATGATAATCAAGATAGCTCACCAGAGAA GGCAACCCACATTTTAGCAGAAATGAGGAACACTTTCGGTCCAAATGACTGTAAATTGTTGTGCATTAATTCTGCCACAGAAGATGTTAATAACAAGGGATTTTCATCAGTACCTTAT AAAACTCATGGCTTCCTTGGAGAAGACATTGCCCGGTGCCTTAACTTGGAAGATCTCAAATCG ATAAAGGACTTCATGCAAGATCTTAATTCTAACCATATCATCCCATTTATGGAGCAGAAGATACGCATCCTCAATCAGCAG GTAGCTACAACCAGGAAAGGTTTTAGAAACCAAATAAAGAACTTGTGGTGGCGAAAAGGAAAAGATGATTTGCCTGAAGACCCTAGTGGTTCTAC GTATACATTTAGCTCAATAGAGACCCAGATTAGAATATTGGGTGATTATGCCTTCATACTGCAAGACTATGAACTTGCTTTGTCAAATTACCGGTTACTATCCACAGACTACAAGCTCGATAAAGCTTGGAAACGCTATGCTGGCGTGCAG GAAATGAGTGGACTTTGTTACTTCATGCTGGATCAATCAAGAAAGGAAGCAGAGTACTGCATGGAAAATGCTTTCAGTACATATTTG AGAGTTGGTTCATCAGGTCAGAGATATGCTAGCAGATGTGGCCTCTGGTGGGCAGAGATGCTCAAGGCTAGGGCACAATATAGGGAGGCATCCGGTGTTTATTTCCGTATTTCGATCGag GAACCTTCTTTGCATGCTGCCGTAATGCTTGAGCAAGCAGCAGGCTGCTATTTGTTATCCAAACCACCTCTATTGCGGAAGTATGGGTTCCATCTCATTCTAGCTGGCAATCGCTATTATATCTCTGATCAG ATAAAACATGCTATTCGAGCGTATAGAAATGCTCTCTTTGTGTACAGCGAAAATGCCTGGAGTTACATAAATGATCATGTTCATTTTAATGTCGGAAG GTGGTACGGATTTCTTGGGATGTTTGATGTGGCAATCAACCACATGTTAGAGGTTCTGGCATGTGGTCATCAGTCATTGGCAACACAAAGCACTTTCCTTAATGACTTCTTCCATTTTGTTCAG AGACTGGGAAAGAGTTTTGATGTATGTAAGCTTCAACTTCCTGTTATCAACTTATTTTCGCTCAAAATTGTCTATGAAGATCATCGGACTTATGCATCTACTGCTGAT GTTGATGTCACCGAGAGTTTGTGGCAAGCCTTGGAAGAAGAAATGGTTCCAGTGTCTACTGTCAGGGCCAACTGGCTTGATTCACAACCAAAATCCTCCTCCAGAAAAGACGATGACTTTTCTATTTGTGTGGCTGGAG AAGCAGTAAAAGTGGAGGTTGAGCTTAAAAATCCTTTGCAGATTTCAATATCTGTTTCTTCCATTTCTCTTATCTGTGAGCTCTCTGCAAGTTCTGAGGCATCAACTATTG ACCGAAGTGTGTCATCTGCTGAAGTTCAAGAAGATACAAATTTGATGAAGACATCCTTTTGTAG CGATCAAAAAGGTGAAAACAGTTCCTTTACTTTATCAAAGATTGATGTCGAATTAGGAGGAGGTGAAACCAAGAGG GTACAACTTGAAGTTACTCCGAAAGTGGAAGGTGTTCTAAAATTAGTTGGGTTGAGGTGGACTCTATCAGATTCGGTGGTCGGTTATCAACACTTTGAGACTGATGCAAAGAAGAAACACAAGAAAGGGAAGAGATCAAAGCATTCTTGGAAGAGTAGCCTGAATTTAATTGTGATAAAG GGCATACCAAAACTTGAGGGACGTGTTGATGGTTTTCCAACAAAAACATTTGCGGGTGACTTACGGCTTCTCATGCTGAGTCTGAGAAACCATTCAGAATATTCTCTGAAG AACATCAGGATGAAAGTAAGTCATCCGAGATTCTTGATTCCCGCTAATTCTGCGGACATTCATGAGGATTTTCCTCAATGCTTAGAAAAGCAGAGACAAATGGAAAACAAGGATGCGTCAGGAAATGCTAAAAATTTATCCAGGAGTGCCTTCTTTTCATTTCCAAAT GATGTTACTATTCGAGGCGGCGAAACATTCTCATGGCCTCTTTGGTTTCATTCTGGGTCTTCTGGAAATATATCTCTTTATATGTCAATATACTATGAAATGGAAGGTGGTTCTAGTGACATGACATACCGTACACTGCGCATGAATTACAATTTGGAG GTTTTGCCGTCATTAGATATTTCATTCCTGATCAGCCCATGGCCGTCAAGGTTACAAGAGTATTTTGTGCGTATGGACGTTGTTAATAGAACCATTTCGGAGACATTCTTACTGCATCAATTGTCATGTGTTGGCAATCAGTTGGTGATATCAGCATTACCTTCCTGCAATTCTATCTGCTCCATGCAAGAAATATTTGCGGGCCAGACATTATCATGCTTCTTTAAGCTAAAG GTCCTAATGACAGGTGAAAAGAATGAGGAGTCTGTCCAAGGAAGTGATATGCTGTTGTCGTCTGCGATCAGCAACGATATGCTACTAGATGTATCAAGGTCACCTTTGTCTGATTTTCATTATCAAGAAAGGTATCACCAGGGAAAGTTAGTGAAG GGATATCAGAGCCTTCTTGATTTCATCATGATTTCAAAGATGGTAAGTAGTAACTTGGATTCAGAGGAAGGACCAAACCAGCTGCTGCTATCTAACCATGCATGCCATTGCAG CAGGACTAGCCCAATTTGGTGGCTAATGGATGGACCTCGAACAATTTATCATGAATTTTCAAGTTCTTTTTGCGAGATTGATCTGCAGTTGACGATCCACAACTGTTCTAATAGTCTCGTCTCTATCCGAGTTGCAACATTTGACAGCATGCTAGAGACGACCCAATCCAGTGATGCAGTTCATCTCTCTGATAATTCTAACGATCAGGGAGGATGGTATGATGTTTCTTTAACAAATGACATTAAGCTTATTTCTAATGTCCAAGGGAGCCGTTCTCAAAAGCGATTAAGTGAAAGCACTCCCCCTTTTGTTTGGAGCGCATTAAGTTCCACTCAACTTGCTATGGAGCCAGCATCTACAGCCAAACTACCTCTCAAAATCTTTGTATTCTCACCTGGaacatataatttatcaaattatgaATTGCATTGGAAAATACAACCACAGGGGGAAGGAATAACTGATGAAGTGAAAAATAAGTCGTCTTCAGGCTTGGGACAAGGGCACCCATTTTATCTTACTGTTCTGCAGGCTCCTTAA
- the LOC109715216 gene encoding trafficking protein particle complex subunit 8 isoform X1, translated as MDPLKTYLGRLVLEELTPVVMVLTTPLVEDSCRKNGLGFVDMLLPFSVFKKFDVPVRTVNDQPYRLQMFKLRMVYASDVRQPNYEAAKEHLKQVVHDSGEKALSDLLSDPPQLETVLSNSESDLCPQWIQTFNKELIRTLSFSEHETFDHPVACLLVVSSKDEQPINKFVDIFNTNQLPSLLNDGLMDPKILKHYVLLHDNQDSSPEKATHILAEMRNTFGPNDCKLLCINSATEDVNNKGFSSVPYKTHGFLGEDIARCLNLEDLKSIKDFMQDLNSNHIIPFMEQKIRILNQQVATTRKGFRNQIKNLWWRKGKDDLPEDPSGSTYTFSSIETQIRILGDYAFILQDYELALSNYRLLSTDYKLDKAWKRYAGVQEMSGLCYFMLDQSRKEAEYCMENAFSTYLRVGSSGQRYASRCGLWWAEMLKARAQYREASGVYFRISIEEPSLHAAVMLEQAAGCYLLSKPPLLRKYGFHLILAGNRYYISDQIKHAIRAYRNALFVYSENAWSYINDHVHFNVGRWYGFLGMFDVAINHMLEVLACGHQSLATQSTFLNDFFHFVQRLGKSFDVCKLQLPVINLFSLKIVYEDHRTYASTADVDVTESLWQALEEEMVPVSTVRANWLDSQPKSSSRKDDDFSICVAGEAVKVEVELKNPLQISISVSSISLICELSASSEASTIDRSVSSAEVQEDTNLMKTSFCSDQKGENSSFTLSKIDVELGGGETKRVQLEVTPKVEGVLKLVGLRWTLSDSVVGYQHFETDAKKKHKKGKRSKHSWKSSLNLIVIKGIPKLEGRVDGFPTKTFAGDLRLLMLSLRNHSEYSLKNIRMKVSHPRFLIPANSADIHEDFPQCLEKQRQMENKDASGNAKNLSRSAFFSFPNDVTIRGGETFSWPLWFHSGSSGNISLYMSIYYEMEGGSSDMTYRTLRMNYNLEVLPSLDISFLISPWPSRLQEYFVRMDVVNRTISETFLLHQLSCVGNQLVISALPSCNSICSMQEIFAGQTLSCFFKLKVLMTGEKNEESVQGSDMLLSSAISNDMLLDVSRSPLSDFHYQERYHQGKLVKGYQSLLDFIMISKMVSSNLDSEEGPNQLLLSNHACHCSISRTSPIWWLMDGPRTIYHEFSSSFCEIDLQLTIHNCSNSLVSIRVATFDSMLETTQSSDAVHLSDNSNDQGGWYDVSLTNDIKLISNVQGSRSQKRLSESTPPFVWSALSSTQLAMEPASTAKLPLKIFVFSPGTYNLSNYELHWKIQPQGEGITDEVKNKSSSGLGQGHPFYLTVLQAP; from the exons atgGATCCGCTGAAAACTTACTTGGGGAGGCTGGTATTAGAAGAACTAACTCCGGTGGTCATGGTTCTCACAACTCCTCTTGTCGAAGATTCTTGCCGCAAGAACGGGCTCGGTTTCGTCGACATGCTCCTCCCATTCTCtgttttcaagaaatttgatg TGCCTGTTCGTACCGTAAATGACCAACCTTATAGGTTACAGATGTTCAAGCTACGAATGGTTTATGCTTCTGATGTGCGGCAACCAAACTACGAG GCTGCAAAAGAGCATTTGAAGCAGGTTGTTCATGACTCTGGTGAAAAGGCTCTTTCTGATTTGCTTTCCGACCCTCCACAACTTGAAACTGTACTTAGCA ATTCAGAATCTGATTTATGCCCACAATGGATTCAAACATTCAATAAAGAACTTATACGGACTCTGTCCTTTTCGGAGCATGAGACTTTTGACCACCCTGTTGCAT GCCTTTTAGTTGTTTCATCGAAGGATGAACAGCCCATCAATAAATTTGTCGATATTTTCAACACAAATCAGTTGCCTTCTCTTCTCAATGATGGTCTCATGGATCCAAAGATATTGAAGCACTATGTTCTTCTGCATGATAATCAAGATAGCTCACCAGAGAA GGCAACCCACATTTTAGCAGAAATGAGGAACACTTTCGGTCCAAATGACTGTAAATTGTTGTGCATTAATTCTGCCACAGAAGATGTTAATAACAAGGGATTTTCATCAGTACCTTAT AAAACTCATGGCTTCCTTGGAGAAGACATTGCCCGGTGCCTTAACTTGGAAGATCTCAAATCG ATAAAGGACTTCATGCAAGATCTTAATTCTAACCATATCATCCCATTTATGGAGCAGAAGATACGCATCCTCAATCAGCAG GTAGCTACAACCAGGAAAGGTTTTAGAAACCAAATAAAGAACTTGTGGTGGCGAAAAGGAAAAGATGATTTGCCTGAAGACCCTAGTGGTTCTAC GTATACATTTAGCTCAATAGAGACCCAGATTAGAATATTGGGTGATTATGCCTTCATACTGCAAGACTATGAACTTGCTTTGTCAAATTACCGGTTACTATCCACAGACTACAAGCTCGATAAAGCTTGGAAACGCTATGCTGGCGTGCAG GAAATGAGTGGACTTTGTTACTTCATGCTGGATCAATCAAGAAAGGAAGCAGAGTACTGCATGGAAAATGCTTTCAGTACATATTTG AGAGTTGGTTCATCAGGTCAGAGATATGCTAGCAGATGTGGCCTCTGGTGGGCAGAGATGCTCAAGGCTAGGGCACAATATAGGGAGGCATCCGGTGTTTATTTCCGTATTTCGATCGag GAACCTTCTTTGCATGCTGCCGTAATGCTTGAGCAAGCAGCAGGCTGCTATTTGTTATCCAAACCACCTCTATTGCGGAAGTATGGGTTCCATCTCATTCTAGCTGGCAATCGCTATTATATCTCTGATCAG ATAAAACATGCTATTCGAGCGTATAGAAATGCTCTCTTTGTGTACAGCGAAAATGCCTGGAGTTACATAAATGATCATGTTCATTTTAATGTCGGAAG GTGGTACGGATTTCTTGGGATGTTTGATGTGGCAATCAACCACATGTTAGAGGTTCTGGCATGTGGTCATCAGTCATTGGCAACACAAAGCACTTTCCTTAATGACTTCTTCCATTTTGTTCAG AGACTGGGAAAGAGTTTTGATGTATGTAAGCTTCAACTTCCTGTTATCAACTTATTTTCGCTCAAAATTGTCTATGAAGATCATCGGACTTATGCATCTACTGCTGAT GTTGATGTCACCGAGAGTTTGTGGCAAGCCTTGGAAGAAGAAATGGTTCCAGTGTCTACTGTCAGGGCCAACTGGCTTGATTCACAACCAAAATCCTCCTCCAGAAAAGACGATGACTTTTCTATTTGTGTGGCTGGAG AAGCAGTAAAAGTGGAGGTTGAGCTTAAAAATCCTTTGCAGATTTCAATATCTGTTTCTTCCATTTCTCTTATCTGTGAGCTCTCTGCAAGTTCTGAGGCATCAACTATTG ACCGAAGTGTGTCATCTGCTGAAGTTCAAGAAGATACAAATTTGATGAAGACATCCTTTTGTAG CGATCAAAAAGGTGAAAACAGTTCCTTTACTTTATCAAAGATTGATGTCGAATTAGGAGGAGGTGAAACCAAGAGG GTACAACTTGAAGTTACTCCGAAAGTGGAAGGTGTTCTAAAATTAGTTGGGTTGAGGTGGACTCTATCAGATTCGGTGGTCGGTTATCAACACTTTGAGACTGATGCAAAGAAGAAACACAAGAAAGGGAAGAGATCAAAGCATTCTTGGAAGAGTAGCCTGAATTTAATTGTGATAAAG GGCATACCAAAACTTGAGGGACGTGTTGATGGTTTTCCAACAAAAACATTTGCGGGTGACTTACGGCTTCTCATGCTGAGTCTGAGAAACCATTCAGAATATTCTCTGAAG AACATCAGGATGAAAGTAAGTCATCCGAGATTCTTGATTCCCGCTAATTCTGCGGACATTCATGAGGATTTTCCTCAATGCTTAGAAAAGCAGAGACAAATGGAAAACAAGGATGCGTCAGGAAATGCTAAAAATTTATCCAGGAGTGCCTTCTTTTCATTTCCAAAT GATGTTACTATTCGAGGCGGCGAAACATTCTCATGGCCTCTTTGGTTTCATTCTGGGTCTTCTGGAAATATATCTCTTTATATGTCAATATACTATGAAATGGAAGGTGGTTCTAGTGACATGACATACCGTACACTGCGCATGAATTACAATTTGGAG GTTTTGCCGTCATTAGATATTTCATTCCTGATCAGCCCATGGCCGTCAAGGTTACAAGAGTATTTTGTGCGTATGGACGTTGTTAATAGAACCATTTCGGAGACATTCTTACTGCATCAATTGTCATGTGTTGGCAATCAGTTGGTGATATCAGCATTACCTTCCTGCAATTCTATCTGCTCCATGCAAGAAATATTTGCGGGCCAGACATTATCATGCTTCTTTAAGCTAAAG GTCCTAATGACAGGTGAAAAGAATGAGGAGTCTGTCCAAGGAAGTGATATGCTGTTGTCGTCTGCGATCAGCAACGATATGCTACTAGATGTATCAAGGTCACCTTTGTCTGATTTTCATTATCAAGAAAGGTATCACCAGGGAAAGTTAGTGAAG GGATATCAGAGCCTTCTTGATTTCATCATGATTTCAAAGATGGTAAGTAGTAACTTGGATTCAGAGGAAGGACCAAACCAGCTGCTGCTATCTAACCATGCATGCCATTGCAG TATCAGCAGGACTAGCCCAATTTGGTGGCTAATGGATGGACCTCGAACAATTTATCATGAATTTTCAAGTTCTTTTTGCGAGATTGATCTGCAGTTGACGATCCACAACTGTTCTAATAGTCTCGTCTCTATCCGAGTTGCAACATTTGACAGCATGCTAGAGACGACCCAATCCAGTGATGCAGTTCATCTCTCTGATAATTCTAACGATCAGGGAGGATGGTATGATGTTTCTTTAACAAATGACATTAAGCTTATTTCTAATGTCCAAGGGAGCCGTTCTCAAAAGCGATTAAGTGAAAGCACTCCCCCTTTTGTTTGGAGCGCATTAAGTTCCACTCAACTTGCTATGGAGCCAGCATCTACAGCCAAACTACCTCTCAAAATCTTTGTATTCTCACCTGGaacatataatttatcaaattatgaATTGCATTGGAAAATACAACCACAGGGGGAAGGAATAACTGATGAAGTGAAAAATAAGTCGTCTTCAGGCTTGGGACAAGGGCACCCATTTTATCTTACTGTTCTGCAGGCTCCTTAA